Below is a window of Candidatus Equadaptatus faecalis DNA.
TCTGAGTCCTACGGTTTCAAGCAAAGCAAGCGATTTTTCTTTCATTTCGCGCTCTTCGCGCACAAAGCCAGGGAGCATGAACGGAGCCGCCCACCAGGGCGATTTCTGGCGCACCCAGCACGCGGTCATAACGTTCTGAAGTACCGTGCCGCCCGAGAAAAGGCGTATGTTCTGGAAGGTTCTGGCGATGCCTTTTTTGCAGACTTCGTGCGGTTTGAGTTTGGATATGTCTTCGCCGAGGAATACAACCTTTCCCTCCGTCGGCTTGTAAAAGCCCGTGATTATGTTGTAGACGGTGGTTTTACCGGCGCCGTTCGGGCCTATAAGGCTCGTTATCGTGCCTTCGGCGCATTCCATATTGAGATTGCCGACGGCGGTAAGACCGCCGAAGCGTATCGTTACGTTTTCAGTTTTGAGGACAGGCGCTGACATTTATTTGCCCTCCTTTTTTCTGTTTATAAAGCCAAACAGGCTTTCCCAGCTGAATTCGCAGCCGCCGATAATGCCTTCTCTTTTGCGGAGAATTATAAACAGCAGAATTATCGAGAAAATTACCATGCGCATGCCGGGTACGCCGTGAATTTCAAACGAGCCGATATATATCGTGCTTTCAACAAAACGCAGCCATTCAAGCAGTATGGTAATTACAACCGCCCCCGCCAGGGAGCCGGTAATTGAACCGAGACCGCCTACAACGACGAACATGAGAATGTTGTAGGTCAGCTGGAAGTTAAACATTTTCGGGTCAATCGTGGTTATGAGACTGCCCTGCAAGGCTCCGCCTATGCCTGCAAAAAAGGCGCCTATCGCGAAGGATATCGCTTTTGCCTTGTAGGTGTTGATGCCCATTGCCTTTGCCGCGACTTCGTCGTCGCGTATCGCGCGGAGCGTGTTGCCGAAGTTGCTTGAAAGCAGTTTGATTATCGTGTAGAACGTCAGTATGCACCAGAAATAGTTCCAGCCGAGGTTTGCGCAGGCTGGAATCCCTTTGAGACCGAGAGAACCGTTTGTAATTGACGTTGTGTTCGTAAAAATTACGCGGATTATTTCGGCAAAACCGAGCGTGGCAATTCCGAGATAGTCTCCGCCGAGACGGAGCACCGGAAGAGCTATAAGCAGCCCTGCCAATGCCGCCGCAAAACCGCCGAGCAGCACTGCCGCGAAGAACGGCGCGTGCATTACGCTGAACGGCCAGATGCAGGGCTTGAGAATGTACATAGCCTGTTTCTGCGCGGCAGGAAGAATAAGCATTGCGCAGACGTAGGCGCCTATCGCCATAAAGCCCGCGTGGCCGAGCGAAAACATTCCGGTAAAGCCGTAGATAAGGTTCAGCGAAACGGCAAGAATGGCGTTAACGGCTATAAGGTTTATAACCTGAACGACGTAGCTGTCAAAATATCTGTCCGCAAGAAAAAGGAACACGGCAAGAAACGCGAGACAGCCGAAATTGAGGGATAGTTTTTTCGTTCTGTCCATTAGATTTTATCCTCCAGTTCTTCGCCGAACAGACCTGTGGGTCTTACAAACAGCACAAGGATAAGCAGAACAAACGCGAACGCGTCCCTGTAGCCCGAAAGCTCGGGGAAAAACGCGACAATCATAATTTCTACGAAGCCTAAGATGAGACCTCCCGCCATAGCTCCCTGAACGGAGCCTATGCCGCCGAAAACAGCCGCGATAAATGCCTTGAAGCCCGGCATAACGCCCATAAACGGGTTAATCTGCGGGTATCTCATTCCCCACATAATACCGGCAGCGGCTGCCAGACCCGAGCCTATCGCGAAGGTAAGCGCGATTATACTGTCTACCTTTACGCCCATAAGGCGCGTCGTTTCTATATCTTTGGATATTGCTCTCATTGCGAGTCCTGGCTTTGTTTTGTAAAGCATCCATATAAGCCCCGCGACAAGCAGAAAGGAGCATACCGGCACAAAAATTGCAAGCGGTGTTATCGATATGCTGCCGAGCTTGATCGTGCGGACAAGCAGCTCGTTGCGCACCGCGTCCATTGAGCGCGGCACGCCGGTAAAGAGAACAATACAGACGTTTTCAATGAAGAATGAGACGCCGATTGCGGAAATAAGCGCCGAAATTCTGGGCGCCGAACGCAGCGGCCTGTAAGCTATTCTGTCTATGATAACTCCGAAAAGAGCGGTTCCGGCAATGGTAACCAAAACTGCCAGACCCCACGGAAGATGAAACAGCGTGACACAGAAAAGCACTATGTAGGTGCTTACCATAAAGATATCCCCGTGTGCGAAGTTAATCAGCCTGAGGATACCGTAGACCATTGTATAGCCGATGGCTATGAGCCCGTAAAGGCTTCCGAGCGACAGCGCGTTGAAAACGTGCTGTATAAACATGGCAAAGGACATATTGTTTCCCTCGTTCCTTATTGCGGAATAATAAAAAATAATAATCATAAGGGGAGACAGACGTCTCCCCTTTATATCTGCCTTAAAAACTTATTTGGGATCGACGACCTTGTAGAACTTGCGTTCGCCGTTGACGATGCGCATTATACCGATTGATTTTTCGGCGTCATGCGTTGCGTTGATCGTCGTTTTGCCCGTTACGCCCGGGAAATCCACTGTTTTGGCAAGGGCTTCCTGAATTTTTTCAGGTTCCGCGCTGCCTGCGCGTTTGATTGCGTCAATAATGATCGAGTATGCGTCGTAGCCGCACGCCGCAAGAGCATTGGGAAGCTTGTCCTTGTAGAGCTTCTTCCAGCTTTCGGTAAATGCCTTCTGCGTTTCGTTCATTTCAGGCATTTCAGGAGCATAGGCAAACGTTGTAAAGCTGTAGCCTTCACACGCTTTTCCGGCTATCTTTACGATTTCGGGGTTGTCCGTAGCGTCGCCGCCGAGAATTTCAAACTTGGCGCCGAGTTCGCGTGCCTGGCGCATAATGATTGCCGCTTCCGCGAAGTTTGCCGGTATGTAGAGAACGTCCGGATTTTTGCTGATGATTTCGGTAAGCTGTGCCGTGAAGTCCTGGTCGCCGCTCTGATAGTTAAGCTTTGCAACGATTTTTCCGCCGTTCTTCGTGAAGTGATCCTCAAAGAACGAAGCAAGTCCTACGCTGTAGTCGGTCGTAACTTCGATAAGGCACGCAGCCGTTTTGGCTTTGAGCTCGTCGAGCGCGTACTGCGACGCGCCTGCGCCCTGGAACGGGTCGATGAAAGCGACGCGGAACGAATATTTTTTGCCCTGCGTAACCATCGGGTTCGTGCAGGAGGTTCCCACCATTGGGATTCCATTCTTTTCGGCAACGTCTCCGCCTGCCATTGCGAGTGATGAGCCGTAGGTTCCGACGATTGCGTTGACTTTTTCTTTTGAAATAAGTCTCTTTACGGCATTTGCCGCTTCGACCTTGTCAGATTTGTTGTCAACAACGACAAGCTCGATTTTTTTGCCGAGAACTTCCTTCTGTTCCTCGTAGGCAAGTTTGACGCCGTCAAGCTCAAGCCCGCCGCCGACAGCGTTGCCGCCGGTGATCGGAAGATAGACACCGATTTTAATCGTGTCGGCGTTTGCCGAAGGTCCTGAGGCGGGTTTCATTACAAACCAGCCGGCGAAAATGATGATAACAACTGCCAGTGCGATAAGTGCTTTCTTCATTGTACATCCCTCCGTTTGAGTATGCGCGGCTTTGGCGCATTCCGTAAATGATAATGCCAGTTCATTATAGCGTAAAAATAACGGCTTGTGCAATTTTCCGTATAAAATTCAGCAATATTTTAAGAATTTTAAGAATTTGCTATAATACGGCAGGACAAAGGAGCTTATGACATGGGAAAAATAGAAACGACAAACGAAGCCATAGAATATTTGAGCAGAAAAGACAAAAAACTCGGCGCGTTTATAGCCCGCAGGGGGAAGCTGAGCGCTGCCTCCTACGACTCTCTTTTTCACGCGCTCGTGTCCTCGGTAATCGTACAGCAGATCGCGACTCCGGCGGCTGAGGCGATAGAAAAACGGGTAATTGACGGCTTGGGGGAAATTACGCCGGAGCGTTTCAAAGACGTTACCGTTGAAGAATTGAAAGGTTTCGGGCTTTCGGAAAGAAAAGCGGAATACATTATCGGCATAACGGAGCTTGCAAACAGCGGCGGTCTGGATTTTGAAGAGCTGAACGGACTGAGCGACAGGGAGATAACGGAACGGCTGCTTAAAATACGCGGCGTCGGACCGTGGACGGTTGAAATGCTTTTAATGTTCTGTTTCTGCCGTCCCGACGTAACAAGCTACGGCGATTTGGCAATAAGACGCGGCGTTATGAAGCTGTACGGGCTGAAAGAGCTTTCAAAGGAGCGTTTCAGCCGTTACGCAAAACGCTGGTCGCCCTACTGCACAACCGCTTCGCTTTACCTTTGGGAAGCCGCTGTTGACAATGAACTTTCGGGCGCAAAAAACGCCGCAAAACGCAAAGGCACGGCTCTTGCAAAAGAAATTAAAGATTAATTGCATACAATAGGGATTGATTGTGTACAATGCGTTGTTGTTTCGGATATGAATTCAGACTGGCGGGAAAGCTTTTTATTGCCGAAGAGGACGGGTTCGTCACTGCCGTTTCCAAAACGGCGGATAATTTCTGCGTACTGCGCGAAACAAAGTTAATTCTCGAAACAAAAAGACAACTTGAAGAATATTTTGACAAAAAACGAAAAATCTTTGAGCTTCCGCTGAAACCTGACGGAACGGATTTTCAAAAGAAAATTTGGGCAGAGCTTGAAAAAATCCCGTACGGACAGACACTCTCCTACGGAGAGCTTGCAGAACGCGCCGGAAATCCGCGCGGCGCACGCGCGGCGGGAAGCGCCTGCAACAAAAATCCTGTCTGCATAATTATTCCGTGCCACAGGGTTGTCGCGGCAAACGGGAATCTCACCGGCTACGCGTACGGGCTTGAAATGAAACGGGCTCTTTTGGAAATGGAAAACAGCGTGGACAATGGGCAACACAAATGTAATTCGTCATTTGCAATTGAAGCGAAGCAAAAAAAGCCGCTGGATCCTGCGCAAGTCCTATGGACTTCGCAGGAAGACGGAAAGAACAATTAAGAATGAACTGCAAAGTGCAAGGTGCAAAATGAAAAGCAAAAAAATTCCCGTCTTGCTGTGCAAAGCACGCCTTTGACGGGTTTAATTTTTCATTATTCATTCTGCATTATTCATTGTATTGGTAATTGCTTATTATTCTTCCTTATGCAGCGCGCTTGCAGGCAGCTCCACCACTTCGCCCGATTCTTCACCGAATTCCGCGTCAAAAATTTCTTCCTGTTCCGCCTTTGCCGCTTCAGCCTTTTCTCTCGGCGAGGCTTTCATTTTGAAGGTATGGAAGCTTATCCCGCCCTGTCCTGTCAGAAGCTTTGAAACAAACGAGATAACAAAGAGCACTCCGAACAGCAGAAGGAAAAAGAGCAGTCCCGCCCCGATAAGCGGCAGAAGAACGTACGCCAGCAA
It encodes the following:
- a CDS encoding ABC transporter ATP-binding protein — translated: MSAPVLKTENVTIRFGGLTAVGNLNMECAEGTITSLIGPNGAGKTTVYNIITGFYKPTEGKVVFLGEDISKLKPHEVCKKGIARTFQNIRLFSGGTVLQNVMTACWVRQKSPWWAAPFMLPGFVREEREMKEKSLALLETVGLRHLADEIATGLPYGEQRRLELARALATNPKLLLLDEPAAGMNPQESLELMDFIRKIRDKFGVTILMIEHDMKVVMGISEWIRVLDYGRLIAEGTPAEIRSNPKVLEAYLGKEAAANA
- a CDS encoding branched-chain amino acid ABC transporter permease; amino-acid sequence: MDRTKKLSLNFGCLAFLAVFLFLADRYFDSYVVQVINLIAVNAILAVSLNLIYGFTGMFSLGHAGFMAIGAYVCAMLILPAAQKQAMYILKPCIWPFSVMHAPFFAAVLLGGFAAALAGLLIALPVLRLGGDYLGIATLGFAEIIRVIFTNTTSITNGSLGLKGIPACANLGWNYFWCILTFYTIIKLLSSNFGNTLRAIRDDEVAAKAMGINTYKAKAISFAIGAFFAGIGGALQGSLITTIDPKMFNFQLTYNILMFVVVGGLGSITGSLAGAVVITILLEWLRFVESTIYIGSFEIHGVPGMRMVIFSIILLFIILRKREGIIGGCEFSWESLFGFINRKKEGK
- a CDS encoding branched-chain amino acid ABC transporter permease, with amino-acid sequence MSFAMFIQHVFNALSLGSLYGLIAIGYTMVYGILRLINFAHGDIFMVSTYIVLFCVTLFHLPWGLAVLVTIAGTALFGVIIDRIAYRPLRSAPRISALISAIGVSFFIENVCIVLFTGVPRSMDAVRNELLVRTIKLGSISITPLAIFVPVCSFLLVAGLIWMLYKTKPGLAMRAISKDIETTRLMGVKVDSIIALTFAIGSGLAAAAGIMWGMRYPQINPFMGVMPGFKAFIAAVFGGIGSVQGAMAGGLILGFVEIMIVAFFPELSGYRDAFAFVLLILVLFVRPTGLFGEELEDKI
- a CDS encoding ABC transporter substrate-binding protein, with product MKKALIALAVVIIIFAGWFVMKPASGPSANADTIKIGVYLPITGGNAVGGGLELDGVKLAYEEQKEVLGKKIELVVVDNKSDKVEAANAVKRLISKEKVNAIVGTYGSSLAMAGGDVAEKNGIPMVGTSCTNPMVTQGKKYSFRVAFIDPFQGAGASQYALDELKAKTAACLIEVTTDYSVGLASFFEDHFTKNGGKIVAKLNYQSGDQDFTAQLTEIISKNPDVLYIPANFAEAAIIMRQARELGAKFEILGGDATDNPEIVKIAGKACEGYSFTTFAYAPEMPEMNETQKAFTESWKKLYKDKLPNALAACGYDAYSIIIDAIKRAGSAEPEKIQEALAKTVDFPGVTGKTTINATHDAEKSIGIMRIVNGERKFYKVVDPK
- a CDS encoding DNA-3-methyladenine glycosylase 2 family protein; this encodes MGKIETTNEAIEYLSRKDKKLGAFIARRGKLSAASYDSLFHALVSSVIVQQIATPAAEAIEKRVIDGLGEITPERFKDVTVEELKGFGLSERKAEYIIGITELANSGGLDFEELNGLSDREITERLLKIRGVGPWTVEMLLMFCFCRPDVTSYGDLAIRRGVMKLYGLKELSKERFSRYAKRWSPYCTTASLYLWEAAVDNELSGAKNAAKRKGTALAKEIKD
- a CDS encoding methylated-DNA--[protein]-cysteine S-methyltransferase, which gives rise to MRCCFGYEFRLAGKLFIAEEDGFVTAVSKTADNFCVLRETKLILETKRQLEEYFDKKRKIFELPLKPDGTDFQKKIWAELEKIPYGQTLSYGELAERAGNPRGARAAGSACNKNPVCIIIPCHRVVAANGNLTGYAYGLEMKRALLEMENSVDNGQHKCNSSFAIEAKQKKPLDPAQVLWTSQEDGKNN